In the genome of Gemmatimonadota bacterium, the window CGGCTCCAGCGTGATGCAGCGCGGATCCATCTGCAGCAACGCCAGGCGCGTCGCTTCCGGCAGCCCCGCCACATCCGCCTCCCGAACCTGCGGATAATAGATCTCCGTCAGCACACGCCGGCACAACTCGTTGCGGTCGCACGCCGGATCGCTCAGCTCCTCCGCCAGGCCGCCCAGCCAGCCATCGTACTCCCGCTCCGCCCACTCCGCCACCGCCACTCGCCTCAAGGGCAAAAACGCCATGCGCACCCCCTCCTTCCGGCGCCGCGGCCCCCACCGGGCCATCTGCGGGAGGCCGCAAGCTAGACCAATGACCTTCTCAGTGTCAACGCGCCACGGAACGCGCCCTCCCAGAGCCTGCGCCCCGCCCTTGACAGCGGCGGGGCGCTCGCGTATATAGCCATGCGATTGAGAATCAATCTCAACTAGCTACGCCCGCTGCCAGCTAGGAAGAATGGCGGGCGCGGTGTCGGGGATCAACCTCCTTTGAAGACCATGGCCCTTTCAGCGGGGAGGCGAAGACTCATGCAAACGACGGCGGGTGTGTTGTGCCCGCGGCGGTGCCGCGGCGTGGCCGATGTAGCCGGGCTGGTGTGCTCGTTTCTCCTTCTTCTCTGGCCGGCGGAGTTGGGGGCGCAGGGGCATTCCGTGCGGGGTGTGGTCCAGGTAGAGGGCAGCGGCGAGCCGGTAGTGGCCGCCGTGGTAGAGGTGGTGGAGCTGGGGGCCTCCACGTCCACTGATGGGGAGGGAGCCTTTGTGCTGTCGGGCCTCCCCGCGGGGGCCTACACGCTCAAGGTGTCGGCTCTGGGCTTTGGGGCGTGGAGTGGCCCGCTGACGCTGGGGAGCGGTTCCGGGGGGGTAGTGGAGGTTGCCCTGGCGCTGGCTCCTATCCAGATCCCCCGGATCACGGTGCTGCTGGGTCGCACGCGGCTTCTCGGTGATCCCCGGCGGATCGACCGCATCCCGGGTTCGGCGCATTACCTGGGTCCTGAAGAGTTGGAGGGGTACAGGCTGGCCTACGATGACGTGCACGCCGTGCTCCGGCGCGTGCCCGGGGTGTTGCTTCAGGAGGAGGACGGGTACGGTCTTCGGCCCAACATCGGGATGCGGGGCACGGGTTCGGACCGGAGCTCCAAGATCGCGGTAATGGAGGATGGAGTGCTGATTGCCCCGGCGCCGTATGCGGCGCCGGCCGCGTACTACTTTCCTGTAGTGGGACGCATGGAAGCGGTCGAGGTGCGCAAGGGTTCGAGTCAGATCAAGTACGGCCCCACCACGATTGGGGGGGCGCTGAACCTGGTTTCGACCTCTATCCCGTATGATCTGAAGGCCTCGGCGGAGGCGGCCGGTGGAGAAGACGCGACGCGCAAGGTTCGGTTGAAGGTGGGCGATTCGTACCGGAACATGGGGTGGCTTTTCGAGTCCTACAACCTCCGGACGAACGGCTTCAAGCATCTGGATGGCGGCGGGGACACCGGTTTCGACGTGCAGGATTATGTGGCCAAGTTGCGAGTGAACACGGATACCCTGCGGCCGGTCTATCAGGAGCTGGAGCTCAAGGCGGGTTGGACCGACCATGTTTCCAACGAGACGTATCTGGGTCTGACGGAGGCTGACTTCCGCGTTTCCCCTTACCGCCGCTACGCCGCCTCGCAGCGTGACCTGATGGAGGCTGAGCACCGGCAGGTGCAGCTCCGTTATTTCCTGCGCCGGCCCGGCGCGTTCGACGTGACGGCCACCCTCTACCGCAACGATTTCCAGCGGAACTGGTACAAGCTGCAGAATGTGGCCGGCCGGGGCATGGCCGCTGTCCTGGAGAGCCCGGACCGCTACCCCGCCGAGCTGGCGATCCTGCGGGGGGCCGACAGTCGGCCGGGTGCGCTCGTGGTGCGGGCGAACAATCGGGAGTACTATGCCCGGGGAGTCCAGACCGTGATGGGGCTGCGCCTGGCTAGCGAGGGCGCCATCCACGACCTCGAGACGGGCGTACGCTACCACCAGGACTCGGAGGACCGCTTCCAGCATGAGGACGCCTTCCAGATGAGTAGCGGCCGCATGCTCCTCACTCGGGCGGGCGCGCCGGGAAGCCAGAGCAACGGCGTGAGCGAAGCGAACGCCTGGGCTTTCTTCCTGCAGGACCAGATCACCTTCGGCCACTGGGGGATCACGCCCGGCCTGCGCTACGAGAGTATCGAGTTCTCCCGGACCGATTACGCCAGGGACGACCCGGGCCGCACCCGCCCGGCGGTGCGGCGGAACGCTTCCCAGGTGCTTATCCCTGGCCTGGGCGTCAGCTACGCCCCCCTGGCGCCGGTCACGCTCTTCGCCGGCGTGCACAAGGGGTTCGCGCCCCCCGGCCCCGGGGCCGATGAGGCCACCCGGCCGGAGGAGAGCATCAACTACGAGCTGGGCATGCGGCTGCGGCGGCCTGGGCTTCACCTGGAGGCCATCGGATTTGTCAGTGACTACAGCAACATCCTGGGGAAGGCGACCCTGTCTGTGGGCGAGAGCGGGACGGGCGACCTCTTCAACGGCGGCGCCGTCGACA includes:
- a CDS encoding TonB-dependent receptor, which codes for MQTTAGVLCPRRCRGVADVAGLVCSFLLLLWPAELGAQGHSVRGVVQVEGSGEPVVAAVVEVVELGASTSTDGEGAFVLSGLPAGAYTLKVSALGFGAWSGPLTLGSGSGGVVEVALALAPIQIPRITVLLGRTRLLGDPRRIDRIPGSAHYLGPEELEGYRLAYDDVHAVLRRVPGVLLQEEDGYGLRPNIGMRGTGSDRSSKIAVMEDGVLIAPAPYAAPAAYYFPVVGRMEAVEVRKGSSQIKYGPTTIGGALNLVSTSIPYDLKASAEAAGGEDATRKVRLKVGDSYRNMGWLFESYNLRTNGFKHLDGGGDTGFDVQDYVAKLRVNTDTLRPVYQELELKAGWTDHVSNETYLGLTEADFRVSPYRRYAASQRDLMEAEHRQVQLRYFLRRPGAFDVTATLYRNDFQRNWYKLQNVAGRGMAAVLESPDRYPAELAILRGADSRPGALVVRANNREYYARGVQTVMGLRLASEGAIHDLETGVRYHQDSEDRFQHEDAFQMSSGRMLLTRAGAPGSQSNGVSEANAWAFFLQDQITFGHWGITPGLRYESIEFSRTDYARDDPGRTRPAVRRNASQVLIPGLGVSYAPLAPVTLFAGVHKGFAPPGPGADEATRPEESINYELGMRLRRPGLHLEAIGFVSDYSNILGKATLSVGESGTGDLFNGGAVDIHGFELSAAYDLARGGGAGLELPLRLAYSYTRAEFRTSFQSEFEPWGMVRAGDLLPYLPAHQLQASLALEYLPWAVRLEGSYTSRARTVAGRGPIPPGQGTDADLVVNLSGDYRVVPWGTVYAAVQNLTDATYVAARRPAGARPGLPRTIVAGVRLNR